Genomic DNA from Colius striatus isolate bColStr4 chromosome 7, bColStr4.1.hap1, whole genome shotgun sequence:
TCTGCTCAGTATTTGTTCATGTTCTTCCAACAATCTGTCTGGCCTGAGCTCTGTAAGGCTGTGGAGCTCTCCGAGTCAGTGCTCTCACTTTGATGCCAGTACTTTTTCCTTTGGCAGGAGGGTATCAGCAAGAAAAGCACCTTGTGTGGAGGTTGGTGCTGCCCCTGGGCCGTTGTGTTCTAGCAGAGGGGCCAGTgacaatgcttttaaaatgctcCATGTGTTCTAGGTTCCCAGGGATCCTGTTCCTAACCTACTCAGTCCTTCCTCCAGCTTAGAGAGCTGCTCCTGACACTCTCTGTCCTCTCCAAAAGGCCTAGTGTAGATCAGAATAGATCCCAAAAGTTTGGAAGTGGTCAGTGTAGTTCACAGCTCCCAGAAGGCTCAGTGACAGCAGGTTTCCCACTGCTCTCCAGAAGAATCAAACTCAgttcttcctttgctttgctttggctCGCTGTTGGGCTGGAAACGTGTACACCTGAAGAATTTTCTCTGGAGGCATAAGCCAGAAAGGATAGAGACAGTCTCTAAAAACACAACAAGCTCCTTGTCACAACATTCTTCTGCTTTGTGGCAGCTGCCTTTGTCAAGCTGTTTGCTGCTGGCAGGTTTTCTGAAGCCCTGTTTGGTGGAATCTGCCAGGGCATATATTGAGAATGAGAGCTGTGACATCCACTGTGAGATCATGTCCCACTTTCTACTTTGCCTTAACAGCTACAGGTGAAATTCTTTGACTGAGTCACTCTGTGGAATTTGTTTGGTGGATGTTGGACCTCAAGGGCTTGAGCTGGAGGCTGTCAGCCTCAGTCAAGCATGTGAAGCCTTTAGTGAGAGGAGAGGTGGGTTGTGTGCAGTTCACAGGGattttacatttcaaaaaaGATCCAAATCCTGTTTTAGCACAGAAGATAACAGAGGCTGCTTGTTTGAAAgaccttttctcctcatttccagtTGCTCAACGTGGTTTCCCAATGCAGACAGCACAAGAGCTTGGCTGGACATCTACTGATTGCCTAAAGATTCctggctgaaggagacagagaagaacccaggagctgctgctgggctggcgtgcagggagaggagatcaAGTTGGACATCTGTGCTAATAAACAGTCCCATCTCCCACtgtgttattttcttcttgtaccCTTTTGCCTACAAGTCTTTCCCCAAGCCTTGCTCCTGCACACAGTGACAGTAAGATACAGGCTGAACAAGTCTGTTGGCCCAGGGGGATGGAGTGTATGTCGCTACATCTGTTCCAGCTGCCCATCCCACATTTCACAAGGCCTTTTTGTTCTTGGGACATGTTTATTCTCCCAAGACAGGCTTTCTGATGAGGTTCCCTTGGTCCCAGGGTTAGTGTTCCAGCCACCCCTCCCTGAAACTGGCAGTTTCCCAGCAGTATTGCCCCATCTGAGGAGGCCCTGTGTAAGGGCCCCTTCAGGGCTTCTACCTTATGTTACTGGGGGAAGGTGAAGAAGTGGGAATTGGGCCTGATACCTCCACCTCGGAGTCTGGTGCTGAACCAgcgtttgtgttttagactgtTTACAACAGGAGATTGATGGGGTCACAACCAAACTCACCTGAGCAGGGCAGGTGCTCTGTCTGTTTGCATTAACCACTGCTACCTCTGGTTCTTTGGCAGAAAActttggagctgtgtggggatGATTCTGCAGAGATGGTAACTGCCCTCAAGGAATGTCCTGAGCTACTAAGGGGTATTTTAAATGCTGAGTCAGTGCTTAACCCTCTCCTGCATGACTTTCACCCCGGTAGATTTCACCTTTCAACACACAGGCATCTTTGGTCAGCACTTCTAGCTAACCCTCTGTGATACCTCCCTCATAACTCTTCCCTTCTTCATCAAAGACTTTCCTGGCTACTTAAgtgggagctgcttctcagACCTGTCTTCAGGGCAAACATCCCCCTTAACTTGGCCAAACCAAGAGCAAACACTCAGACATTCCCTCTTTGCTGAATCCATGGGAACTACCCAAGTTCCTGTCTCTTTCTCCCCAGACTTGGTGGATTATTTAGCTGGACCTTTTCTATTTAGCCAAGTGTCAATGAGTGTGGGTTGGGTGGTAGCAGTGCCAGTCCCCTGTTAGGGTTTTCAATCCTAGCAGAGCATGTATGTGACCTCCTCCAGTCCCGGGCTCTCTGAAGTAAAATCTGGTTCTTGTATTCAGCAGCACTCCACAATGTTTAGTTCTGCCTTTTTGGTTTGGTtccttgggtttcttttttctgagcCTTGCTGTGCCCCACCCAGGCCTGTGCTGCAACACAGAAATTCAGAGAGATTAGTAAAATCAGAGGTGGAGGACAAGTGGAGATGTCTGGGCAGGACATCCTTTGTGATGTTGTTGAGAAGACAGTGACATCTCTCAAGCTTCTGTGTTTTGGCCTGAAGAATGAACCTAAAGCCAGTATCTCCTAGGCAGTGTCAGCCAAGCTTTGCATAAACTTACTTTTGGAAGTATGATTCCCAAAACCAGGTGAAAACTTAGCAGCACAGGGAACAGTTCAGTTCTCAGgctgatgtgtttttttttttcctactgcagCAGTCTACTGTGTCTGCAAACAAAGGTGATGTGAAGCTGAGTCTCCCAGTGTTGCTGCTCAAATTGAAGCTACCCAAACCCATTACAGGTCAAGACTAATTCTGTACTTGCAACCTGCAGCCTCCTTCAGGTGGCAAAAGAATCATGGCCTTTTGACTATAGAACAGGTCAGAAGGTTTCAGTAATGTGCTCCCTGGTCCCTTCCTGACCTCTCCTTGTACTTATGTGTAATCCTGCAGTGGGAGTTGCTTCTCACCCAACTATCTCTTGTGTCACCTCTGTTAGCACAAAATAGTACAGTTTGTCTTGATGTGGGTGTCTTACACCCTTGGCTTCATTGTCaccagagagggaggaggaggtttCCTAGCGACCTGACAGCATCCTGAGTTCACCACTCTGAGTCCAGGATCTGTAGGAAAATGCTGAGAGTGGGGAGAGAGCAGATCTTATGCTGGGACACTCTCAGAGACTGTGCCTCAGCAAGGCAAAGTGAGCTGGCTCCTCGGGTGACTTACTCTAGTCCTTTCAAACACTGGAAGATGGGCTAGCGATATGGAAAGTCTCACAGAAGATATTCTTAGTGTTGAAATACTTCTACCAGCAAGGTGCAATGTGTCCCTTTTCAAGACAATGCCACCCTGAAGAAAAGGGGATGGTCAAAGGGCCTCTGAGTGCTCCATGCTGTCTGTTCCTCCAGGGCTGTGCCTTTTCCCTTTGTGTTCCTGATCAAGGCAGTAGTTTTAAAAGCCATTTGGATGCCTTGAAGAAAGTGGATGATGGCAGCATGCTTGGCTTGGAGTGCAATCACCTCATCAGGAACTCCcagtgggagcagcagggaacaATCTTCTGCAGCATTTACCAGGAGGATCTGGAGGCCCAGGGTGAGAAGGAGAGTGAGCAGGAGATCCTCAGGTGAGTGGGAGCACCACCTACAATTTCAGCCTGTGAGACTTCAACACAGGAAACTTTTCAAGTGCAGATGGAAGCCTCTGTCTTAGCTTTGCCTCCTTCATGCCAAGGCTTCAGGGAAGAGGGCTTGAGCCATTCCAGGTCTTGTTGCAGTGCTCCCTGCTTATCAAggcttttattttacttacatttattactttctttttcattttcccccCAGACATGCTACTTTTCACTTTCTCCTGCCTAGCTGGATCCTACAGGTGGGACGTGAAATAAAAGTACAGCCAAGGTAATCCAAATGGGCAAAAGGCTGTTAAGTTGTGAAGCACATCATCACATGACATTGAGCTCCAGTTAGAGCTCAATGGCTCTGGCTTGGATTCACTGTATAAATTCCATCTCCAAGACATAAGCCTGAATGAAAATGTCAGCCCTAAGACTTTGAAGTCAGTCACTGGCATGGAGTCAAACTAAATTAACTccatagtttaaaaaaacctccaaactcAAAGAAACTCCAAAACACCAGAAAAGATGAGGGAATACACAGACAAGATAAAAATAACAGACAAGAGGAgaatttgttgtggtttagttCCTGTGTGAGCCAAGTTTCTATAAATCCCATCAGGGAAACCATGAGAGCTCTAATAAGAGCTTGCTAATGGTATTTTTGTGTCCTGGAATATTACTTGCTTTCTCCCCAATCTCATTCTCTCTTTCGTTGTCCCCTTCTCTGTACCAGATGTTCCAGATGGCATCAGTGTTCACTGGGATGGAAGCCACAGTCTCTGCTTGTACTTATGTAACCATCCactcaaggaaaaataaagtgggTAAGAAAGTCTTTCATTGTCTAGCAGAGCACTCTGTGGGGAGTGGGAGTATCCAGTGGGCACTGGCTGTCATTCAGGCAGATCTTTGTGATTCAGGGACAGGAAAAATGGAGAGGAGAGCTGCTCAATATCTCATAGGTTTGGCTGTCATGTGGAGATGCATCAATAACTACTTGGTGCCCTTTGGGACTGTATATTGACATGTCAGTGGATAAATTGCTCCCTTCCCTAGGAGTTTGAGGCTCTGGCTTGGTGTGAGCAGGGGACTGGCTTACAAGCACATCTGAAAACAGTTTGGAATCCCTTCTTCATGGGATGCTTGGCCAGAAGTGGCAAAAGCAGCATGACTGCCTTAGCCCTGACAGACCTGTGTTGCAGGAGCTGTGAATTGCTGCAGCCAGGACTGATGCCTGCCTTGCCCTGAGGCTGTGGGACACTCACTGCTTTGCCACTGCACCCTGAGGCCATCTTTGAGGCTGTTGTGGGATCACAGTCAGTGCTAGTGTCATCCTGCTATGATCAGGGATTCTCCTGGCAAATGAATCTTCTGCCATCAGGATTAGTCTGatggctgctgctcctgagcaAGCCACAGTCCAAGCTAAGCTGTCCTTGGATACATTGCCAGTTCCTTTTACTTCCTAGAACTACTCTTTGTTGTTGCTCCCTGCTTCCCCAGGATACCCCCTGTCTGTGACTGCCATTCTAGAGGAACATCTCATCTGTAGGATCCCCTTCCTGTGGAGTTCTGCAGCTGCCAGTGGTGAGACACCTTGTCCTGGTACAGATCTTGCCTATCCCATCGTGCAGCTTCTGGTGCTGTGTACAGACAGCTCTTTCTAGTGGGTGAAAGCCCCCAGGTCTGGGAAGTCCAGCATCAATCTCCTGGCAGACAGGTGAGGTAGACTCTGATAGAGCTCACCCCAGCCAAAGAAACTATGTGGTATAGTTGTCAGGTCCAGGAGGGAGCTCCAGATTTCTTTGGAATAAAGAACTTGTTACTGCTTTTTGTCCAGATAGCTCTGCCATGCTGCTGTCAGCAGCTAGGAGTCAGTTCCAGTGGTAAAATTCAACTGTTGTGCCAGAACTAGGGGTGTCTCTGGATTCTTCTGTGCACCAGAACACAAGTGCTTGGATCATTGCTCCAGGGCTGACATTCAACTAGTTGTGTCTCTGTCAGAAGCCCAGGGGAATTTCTTCTTCTCACTTCTATCCTTGCCAGAAAAATTTTGCCCTGGAAGTCAGAATATGCATTTCTTACCATCTTTCTATCAATTGCATGTTTCACTTATCCCCTTGGTTTGAAGAGAAAGGTCTGTTTTGGGGAAGCTGCTCCTCTGTGGTTTCATGGCTCCATGGCAGGCAGGGGATTTGTATCTCCAAAATAGTTCCCAGGCAGGTTTGCCCAgggatgagctttggaggttCCTGCCCAGGAGAAGGCAGGCTTTGTCTACATAGGGAAGGAGCTTGGCTGGGACTCTCTGCCAACCCATGTGCCACAAACTGCCGTTGTCATCATCACAGCCTCTCAGGACATGCCAGGAATATTAAACAGTGGTGTAAGCCTGACTGTTTTACAGGCCTGAAGATCCAAATCTTGCTGTCAGCACAGCAGTGCCTGTGCTGGCATTCCCTAGTGTTGTAAGTATTCCTGCCAGTTTCCTTCAGAGAACACAGGTCCATCTGGCCTAGGATCCTGTTTCCAGTAATGGCTGTAACTAGATGCCTAGAAGATAAAGACCATGGCAATCAGATATGGTACTGCCCTCATATCCTTTCCTACTCTCCATTTTTAGCATGAGGACTTCCTGCACCAGTTATGGGTTAACATGTCACTGCTTGATCTCAAAGGGTTTCTCTTCCATGGTTATTTTTCACTATCCTCTTGCACCCTCATGGACTCTAATTGACTGCTGAGGAGAGAGGCACTGGTCATAGACAGGTCCAGCTGCAGAGGTGAGAGGATTCAGCCATGAAGCTTCAGGTAGCAGGGTTGAGTATGAGAGGGCATCACAATGAGAAGTTACAAGCCAGACCTTTCAAACTGCCTCAGAAAGTTTTCAGGCATGGAGACAAAAGGACTAAAAGCTGCTCACCAGAGTCAGCCATGCAGAGGGCTGGATCTAGTTCATTTCCAGTCTGCCCAGCTGCCCTTTTCCAATCCCAACCTGCAAGTTGCTGTCCAAGTTCCCTGCACAGCCTGTTCTTGATCTGCTGTGGCCCTATGACCACTGGGCTGGCAAAGCAAACAGCATCATAGCTGGAGACTTGAAGTCCTCAATGTCCTTCTGTGTCCTTTCCAGGAAATGCCTTTCACTTCTTATATATCTAAGTGTCCACTTGCTCTTTCAGGTCCTGATCTTCTCCTGGGATGGTGCAGTGTTCCCCATGAACATCACAGATCATTTTAGTGCTTCAGTACTCCACCTTCTCATGCTGTGGCATCCCTCTGGCAACCAATGTGCACAGTGGATAGTGTGACTTGGTGCTTGCTGCTGCAAGGTGGGTGGCACCTTGGAGTGGTCTTAGATACATGGTCACTGGCTGCATTCAGCTAGGCACTGATCCTTGATAGTTCTTATTGGATGAGTCCTGATGCAATAGCCCACTCTTGTTATTTCTGTTAAGCAGATAAACAGCAGCAGGCAGATGCATTGGCACAGAGCAGAGCCAGTCACAGCACCATCTTCCTTTTTGACTCCAACTCCTACCCACTGAAGAGTGCTTTCCCAAAGGAACCCCATTTGCctctcaaatcctttcagaacCTGCTATGGATTGAAAGATGTAACATTTTCTTACATGATAGGTAAGCTTCTCCTTCAGCCTGCTAGGTAAGTGCACTTGCACTATTGTAAGCTGTGGTGTCACTCAAGTCCATGCAAGGTCTCATCCCGGAGCTTCTGGCTTCTGCTGTGtgctgtgaaagatttatgTCTGGGTAAGGTTGATATTCAGGTATCGAGATTCCTGATAGCCACCCAgaattcttcctcctctcccttctgtCCTTCCTGGAACAATTTAACAGGTAAATCAGGATGCCTGGCTTAGCTGATGCATCGAGTGCAGGCCGTCACTAGATGGCAATGTGGCATCTCTTATTGGGTGACCGTTTCCCTGAATTCTTTTGGGAACCTGGAGCCAGATCCGTGTCAATGATATTCTGTTTATTCTTTTCACTATGCCTCAGTCCTCCAATTCGAAATGGAACAGGTGGGTACAGGTATGACCTTACAGCACAGTTTACCTGGTAGCTGTCCCTAATTCCTTCTCTCCAGGGTGAATCCTGTGGTGGTGTCTGGCTGGTTAATTGCAGAAAAGTCTCATCCTGTGCTACCAGCCACCAGTTCTGTCCCTCCTTCTCATaaagctggagaagaggctcTTGTCTATCTTATACCAGAAAAAGTGGCGAGATATCGCCTCCAGGGATATCTTGCACCTTGGGTACTGAGCACTGAAACCAGAGCAGAGCTAACACAACTGCAGTGAGACCTGTGTCTACAGGGGCTAACAGGCAAAGAGAAATATGGAGGTCAATGCTGTCAAGAGCAGTAAATCTGAGTGCTGAGTGGCATGAAGGAATCACTGAGGTTTTTTGGACTCAAGAAGTCCAAACTGCTTGGTTTTTAATGAGCCCCAGGGACCCTTGAGGGAACCAGACTAAGATAGTCTGAGCACCGAGGGAATGACAGGGACTGTTTTAACCACCCTTTTCTTCCCTGGTTAGGCAGCAGCGCCTGCTGAGACCCAGGGAGCAATTGCCTGAGTACTGGAGTCATCTGCAGGCACAAGCAGCTGCCATGGATGAGGAGAGACAGAAAgtgaaggggcagaagaagctGTAGTGAGCCTTGCACCCTGAGGGCCAGGCTCTGCACTATCACAGTTTGCAGCCCCATGAGCCAGTACTGCTATTTTGACAGCAAATCTATTCAAATCcatcctgctgcttttcagccTGGGGCAATTTGTCATGGAAAGAGCTGCTTGCCTGCCACTGCTCAGCTGTGAGGATCTGTACCTTGCCTCTCTCCCTTCCTAGTCCTCAGCCTGTCCCAGCAGGGTTCAGCCCCTCCTCATCAGAGACAAACAATGCTGATGGAAGAACCTTGAGTTAGGAAAGTCCTCTCACTGAGATGACAGGCCAACGCCTCTGTGGTCCAGCTAAGTATTTGTGCTGGATCTCTGTGTCCTCCCAGAGACCTGGAACATCAGAGCAATGTGGTATGTTACAGTGTCCTTAATAAAGCCTTTTCTCCAGaaagtcttttgttttttcatagGACTGGCACTTTGTCAGGGCTCTGATGTTGTGTCCTCCTGTTGCTGGGGTTCACCAGTGTGTCTCATCTTCTGTGCTGACGCAGGTGGGCAGGTAACAGCATTGTTGTGCTTATCAAGAGACATGGTCTTTTCAAACCAAGCAGCAAACCAGGCCTGGAGGTGGCATCTCCCAGAGAATAGCAGTGCCAAGCAACAGTGACACTGCAGAGTGTGTCAGCCCTGACCTAGGCTGTTCTGCAGTCTAGTCATTGCTTTATACTACAAAGCAGGCAGTGTTGGAATAAGACTGCTTAAGAATTGCGGCCTGGAAATGTGCAGACAAGTTCTCTGGGTTAAGGTCAGGCTAGAACTGGTGTCAGAGCCAAGAACTGATGTCACTGAGGAGCTGAGACAGAAACTGGGGGCTGTGACATGGCTGTGCTGAGCCAAAGACAGGCCAAGAGCATGGCCATCACCTTGGTCAGAGGCCATAAAAAGGTGAAGCACCCCTCCTACAGGCAACACAGGATAAAGAACTAGCAGGGACAGTGCACAGCCAAGCATCCACGTGTTTGTGTCTTACTCCAGTAAATGGATTAAGTTAGTAGCTTGTCCTGTATACTTCAGGTAGGGCATAAAAGTGTGCAGGTTCCCTGCTCTTTCACTTGGCAGCATTTTCAGGTCTGTAGTCCCATGGGAGACTGGCAGCTGTGGGAGACATTAGCTGAAGGCTTGGATTGCTCAGTCAGGGGCTGACAGCCTACCTGCATTTTGCACTAGATATCTTTTCTGCCTTGTAGACAGTCAGGTGTCCTGGGACCTGAGGGGCTTTTGGACAGGTGATGCTAAATACCCATTCTCAAGCAGAGCAAGCATATGCTTTCTTGAGCATAGAAAACATGAGAAAGCCTCAGTCTTTTCACAAGTGGTCATGCTTCCAGGATGACTGCCTAATGTGCAAAGAATCTGACAAACCTGCCAGGAATCACTCCAATCTGTGTGTATAAGtgagctgttttttttccaggtccCCCTCTAGCGTCTCCCCTAAAGGTTCAGCAAAGCATCAGTGCAGGGTGCCAGGGATTCAGCACACACTGAGCTATGTTGACACTCTCATGCCAAGgtctcttttcagtttttcataaCAACTTGTCTTGTTTTGGACTGAGTTTTGATGAGAAGTCTCAGCTCATCCCCTGGAAATAAATTCAGGCAGTCTGTTGGGGAGGTAGGAAAGGGGAGAAGCATTCCACTTGTTTCCCAGTCTCAGACTCCTGCTTTTGCTCTGGAGAAGGACAAGCTGTTTGAGTTAAACCTTCctatttgctgcttttgtgaAGGGTTTGAGGGCCATAGTAAACCCTTTTGTGCTGTCATTTTCCATCTGCCACAGATTACAGCTTCACAGCTCGTCTGATTGTTACAGATATTGATACTGGGTTGTGTGAGCCCTTGCCATCTGCTTCAGTGCAAAGGCAAGTTGGGTTTGCCCAAACCACCTTCAATGCCTGTTTAAACTGAGCCACCTGGTTCAGCACTGAAGTGAGCAAGGAATAATCCTTgatcttttcttctgttcttgcTATGGTGGCAGTGACTACTTAATTATATTGTTTTGGTGGTATGTTAAGAAACAATGGGCCTTCTGCCATAACTGGGCCCAGGGGATTAGTGAGGGCAGGGGGTCCTGTTCCTCCAttgcttcctctgctgcagggaGCCAGCACAACTCCAACAGCACTGGGTCTAGTTCTTGCTGTTTATACAAGTGTAAACGGCTTGGGGATCGATGTCCTTAATCCTACCCCATCTGCTTTCCATCCAAGAAGAGCAACAGGGCTTGCCTAGCATCAGAGGCAGGACAGGATCTGCTAAACAGTTAGATGTACTGTGCATCCACCAGTTTGTGTGTACTCATCTCGAGATGTGCTCATTTGTTTGCAGTTGGAATTTGCTCTAAAACCCTAATCATGTGCTTGGCCAAGATAACCAGGAGCTGGCAGGCCccacagagaaagcaaaacaacaagcagctgcaggaggctgatgaaaagtctttgtttttgCTCATGACTTCAGCAGGGGACCGTTTGTTTCCTGCTTCTTTGAAGGGATACAGAAAAATTGGTACGATCAGTGCGTGGATGTGTAGGTtggtgctggagctgtgtgCTGAGCTCCACAGCACATTCTGGAGACAACCAGAGGCACTCATTGCTTATTCCAAAGATGATGCCCTTGCTAGCTATTCTTCCCTTCCTGGTTATTGCctgggccctgggcagctgtaGGTCTGAGCCAATTGgggctctcctgctgctggaagcTATAGAGAATCCTTGAGAGGTATCTTAAGCATCACCATCCTAAGATGAAACCGTCAGAGTTCTGTCTGAGCCAACTCCGAGTTCAGTGCCAAGTTCAGAGAACTCAGAGGTGCTGTCTGTGTATAAAAGGAGCAGTTGGGCTCCGTGTTAAAGCAAGCAGAAGGGATGTGGTGGCTTGGGAGGgaagaggggctgagctccagCGAGAGGCGCTCGAGCCGCGTGTTCCAGCCCCGCCGGGCCGGCTGCGCTTTAATCTCACCCGATTATCTGCTCTTCGCTGCGCACAAGCCAAATGTCACCGCGCTTCTTTGCATATTTGCTCGTGCTGTGGAagcagaggaaagcagaggctgATAAGATAAGGTTGTTCCACCCTGAGGGCCAGCAAAGGTTTGGGTAAGCGTGTCAGTGCTGTTGGAGGAGCCAAAGCGGTGTGTGGTGTGTGCTCTGGGAGCTGCTCTCCTCGTGTTTGTGTTGCCAGCCTTAATGCACCAACCCACACATCCCCGCGGTGCCCCACCGTGGATAATCTGAAGCCATCCTACGGAGGAATCTGTAAAGACTTCTCTGTGCTATTTGGGGCAAAGACACTGTGGGACAtgcagcagtgcccagggcaggaCAGTCCCAGCAAGTGCTTGCTCTGTTTGCTCTGGAAGTAGGGCCATGCTCAGTTGTCAGGGCATTAAAAGGCCAGTGTCCTCTCCTGCTCTATAAATGTGTGTCTAGATATAGGTGAACCAGGTACTTAATTGCTCAAATAGCTCTCGTTGTCCAAACCAGTGTCGCCTCATTACCTCTAATGGCAGATCCTGGTACCAGGGTGCAGTTTCTCATCCTCCTTTCCAGGCTATAGCTGTCAGGTTGTGCTGTTCAGCCAAGCTGTGCAGATTAACTCTCTTAATCTATCCTAATTCATTGTGCTAGATATCTCAGTCTGATTTAATTTAGGGTTTCTGCAAACCCCTTCCAGTTTGTccctgtttgtgttccagcttgtcacTGTCCAGTGTTTCTGGTACTGCTCTGTCTAGGACCTGGCACAATATTCACATGTGGTCTCTCATGAGGTGTGGGGACTCGGGTTCTGCTGGCCTCCATACCATTTTGCAAGAGCAGCACCATTAGCTGGGATGAGAAAtgagctgtgttttcacagcCAAGATAGAGAAGGAAGTTGTCTGGGCATAgctgagggtgctggagagATAAAAGATTTGCATGATGACTGGGGTGATGCTGTGTTTTGGCTCTTGCCTCCTGATCTTTACCTAGCTGAGGACAGACAAGGCTTCTGCATCCTATGTAAGCCgagtgctggggccagtgtGCAGCTCAGCAGACTGGTCATGAAGCAGGGCAGGATTTGTCATCCCAAGAGCCAGGTCTTCCCGTGGCAATGCCTCTGTGCAGTGCCATGtgttggctcagccccaggaaAGTCCAGGCTTTAAGAGGAGGGGAAGGCAAATGACTCATGTCACTGCAGGGCAGCTGATGAGGCAGGAGGGAAATGTACAGTATCTGAATGGCAAATTGGGCTGGGCTGCCAAGTGTGAAACGCTTTGAGGCCTCGAGTGTgtcaggctgaacagctcccTTTGTTAGAGGCTTTCTCTCAGCCCACTTGAGCAAAGGGAACTTTTCTGCGCTGAAGAGCTGGGTCCTTGTCGAGGGGATGAGGGAAGAAGTTTGTGTTGTGAGGGAGTATGTGAAGGAGACGGAGATCTATAAGGGAAAGAAGCAAATCCCACACCGAGCAATGAGGAAGAAACACTAATTAGGCAAGGACGAGGAACCTGCCAGGTTGCAATCCTGACCTAACAACCAATTATATGATAATACAGCACAGTAATGCAGGATAAACACTAAGTAGAGGATGCTCctgaattaattcctttttgAAACACAG
This window encodes:
- the WDR93 gene encoding LOW QUALITY PROTEIN: WD repeat-containing protein 93 (The sequence of the model RefSeq protein was modified relative to this genomic sequence to represent the inferred CDS: inserted 1 base in 1 codon; deleted 1 base in 1 codon; substituted 4 bases at 4 genomic stop codons), which encodes MAVYIQKHSLESPPPAGKDWLREDEDFFLQDPDRKRDSLPQPLGMVNKLEMMVFXNAMETIERREVLQMAHILKIHPTKCFPAAEFQVSERDNCLAVSGKYLFVGLSVGLAAFRVSDCKETSSWDEVKKEVCAVRASDLGSECHVVLAVGEMGLVWLFCFHKESFPLISILNETCSTWFPNADSTRAWLDIYXLPKDSWLKETEKNPGAAAGLACRERRSSCLLQQSTVSANKGDVKLSLPVLLLKLKLPKPITGSSFKSHLDALKKVDDGSMLGLECNHLIRNSQWEQQGTIFCSIYQEDLEAQGEKESEQEILRHATFHFLLPSWILQVGREIKVQPDVPDGISVHWDGSHSLCLYLCNHPLKERYPLSVTAILEEHLICRIPFLWSSAAASGETPCPGTDLAYPIVQLLVLCTDSSFXWVKAPRSGKSSINLLADRPEDPNLAVSTAVPVLAFPSVVSLLFQVLIFSWDGAVFPMNXHRSFXCFSTPPSHAVASLWQPMCTVDSVTWCLLLQADKQQQADALAQSRASHSTIFLFDSNSYPLKSAFPKEPHLPLKSFQNLLWIERCNIFLHDRQQRLLRPREQLPEYWSHLQAQAAAMDEERQKVKGQKKL